A single window of Nicotiana tomentosiformis chromosome 1, ASM39032v3, whole genome shotgun sequence DNA harbors:
- the LOC108944779 gene encoding uncharacterized mitochondrial protein AtMg00810-like, whose product MLVYVDDLLITGNNLHIIRQVRKELQERFKMNDLGELKYFLGIEFSRSKKGILMCQRKYALELVSELGLAGGKPVCTPLEFNHKLTSIEFDQEVRNDAPEDILLEDKGIYQRLIGLLYLTMTRPDIVFVVQLLSQYMHAPKVSHMEAAKRVVRYIKSTPGLRLFMPVGSCNHLVAYCDSDWGACVESRRSVSRFVVKFGGALISWK is encoded by the coding sequence ATGCTAGTATATGTGGATGACTTGCTGATCACAGGCAACAATCTACACATTATCAGACAAGTCAGAAAAGAATTACAAGAAAGATTCAAGATGAATGACTTGGGAGAATTGAAGTActttcttggaattgaattctcAAGGTCTAAAAAGGGTATCTTGATGTGTCAAAGAAAGTATGCATTGGAACTGGTTTCTGAACTTGGCCTAGCAGGTGGAAAACCAGTCTGTACACCTCTTGAGTTCAATCACAAACTCACTTCTATTGAGTTTGATCAGGAAGTAAGAAATGATGCACCCGAAGATATATTGCTTGAAGATAAAGGAATTTATCAGAGATTGATAGGTTTACTGTACCTAACTATGACAAGGCCAGACATAGTCTTTGTAGTACAATTGCTCAGTCAATATATGCATGCACCTAAAGTTTCTCACATGGAGGCTGCAAAGAGAGTGGTAAGGTACATTAAGTCTACACCAGGACTTAGACTCTTTATGCCTGTTGGTAGCTGCAATCATCTTGTAGCCTATTGTGATTCTGATTGGGGAGCATGTGTGGAGTCTAGAAGATCAGTTTCTAGATTTGTGGTAAAGTTTGGTGGTGCACTAATCTCctggaaataa
- the LOC104094441 gene encoding 3'-5' exonuclease-like — protein MNVKIREYELTCKCPHKLYEVMLDDVEIETAVTHDPGSVSAWIKKIEISNESRLHRLIVGLDIEWLPNFTATANNPVATIQLCVGKSCLIYQILHSTKIPRRLRNFLQNDDYRFVGVGIKSDVKKLWDDYGVDVLNTVDLREWAAVELEKKELRTAGLKDLAKEIVGIEIVKPKSVTMSAWDQRWLSPKQICYACLDAYLSFEVGRLLSAWYH, from the coding sequence ATGAATGTGAAGATCAGGGAGTACGAATTAACCTGCAAATGTCCACACAAATTATACGAAGTGATGTTGGACGATGTCGAAATCGAAACCGCTGTCACTCATGATCCCGGTTCGGTGTCCGCATGGATTAAGAAGATCGAAATTTCAAACGAATCCCGTCTCCACCGCTTGATTGTCGGCCTCGACATCGAGTGGCTCCCCAACTTCACTGCCACCGCAAACAACCCCGTCGCCACCATCCAACTCTGTGTCGGAAAATCCTGTCTTATTTACCAAATTCTTCACTCCACCAAAATCCCCCGCCGACTCCGCAACTTCCTCCAGAACGACGACTACAGATTCGTTGGGGTTGGTATTAAGAGTGATGTGAAGAAGCTGTGGGACGATTATGGAGTCGACGTGTTGAACACGGTTGATCTCCGGGAGTGGGCGGCGGTGGAGCTGGAGAAGAAGGAACTTCGCACGGCGGGGCTGAAGGATTTGGCGAAGGAAATAGTGGGAATAGAGATTGTGAAGCCCAAGAGTGTGACTATGAGTGCTTGGGATCAGCGTTGGCTTAGCCCTAAGCAGATATGTTATGCTTGCCTTGATGCTTATCTTTCTTTTGAAGTTGGGAGGCTCTTAAGTGCTTGGTATCATtag